In Natronomonas halophila, one DNA window encodes the following:
- a CDS encoding pyridoxal phosphate-dependent aminotransferase yields the protein MTFEPSDRVAEVPPSGIRRFFELAEEMDDVISLGVGEPDFSAPWAAREAAITSLERGQTSYTANRGMRELREEIAKDAKRWNLDYDPDEEILVTAGASEALDVAFRALVNPGDTVAVAQPCYVSYSPGVTFAGGEVLDVPTRVEDEFKLTPEVLSEAGAEDADLLVYCYPNNPTGATMNREELAEVAQFCREHDVDVLSDEIYADLTYEGDHVSIAELDGMRERTVVFNGFSKAYAMTGLRLGYAMGPSEVITAMNRVHQYTMLSAPTTAQYAAIEALQNCREEVEEMRAQYDRRRNFVLSRFEEMGIDCFEATGAFYVFPECPGDDAEQFAEDLLEAEQVAMVPGTAFGAGAEGHLRASYATGLSELKEAMNRLERFID from the coding sequence ATGACGTTCGAGCCCTCCGACCGCGTCGCGGAGGTACCGCCCTCCGGTATCCGCCGGTTCTTCGAGTTGGCCGAGGAGATGGACGACGTCATCTCGCTCGGCGTCGGCGAACCCGACTTCTCGGCGCCGTGGGCCGCCCGCGAGGCCGCCATCACCTCGCTGGAACGCGGCCAGACATCCTACACCGCCAACCGCGGCATGCGCGAACTCCGCGAGGAAATCGCCAAGGACGCCAAGCGCTGGAACCTCGACTACGACCCCGACGAGGAAATCCTCGTCACTGCGGGCGCCAGCGAGGCCCTCGACGTCGCCTTCCGTGCGCTCGTCAACCCTGGCGACACCGTCGCAGTCGCCCAGCCCTGCTACGTCTCCTATTCGCCGGGCGTCACCTTCGCCGGCGGCGAGGTGCTCGACGTCCCGACCCGCGTCGAAGACGAGTTCAAACTCACCCCCGAGGTGCTCTCCGAAGCGGGCGCCGAGGACGCCGACCTGCTGGTCTACTGTTATCCGAACAACCCCACCGGCGCGACCATGAATCGCGAGGAACTCGCCGAAGTCGCGCAGTTCTGCCGCGAGCACGACGTCGACGTCCTCTCCGACGAGATTTATGCGGACCTCACCTACGAGGGCGACCACGTCTCTATCGCCGAACTCGACGGGATGCGCGAGCGGACCGTCGTCTTCAACGGCTTCTCGAAGGCCTACGCGATGACGGGCCTGCGTCTCGGCTACGCGATGGGCCCCAGCGAGGTCATCACGGCGATGAACCGGGTCCACCAGTACACGATGCTGTCGGCGCCGACGACTGCCCAGTACGCGGCCATCGAGGCCCTCCAGAACTGCCGCGAGGAAGTCGAAGAGATGCGCGCCCAGTACGACCGCCGACGGAACTTCGTCCTCTCGCGGTTCGAGGAGATGGGCATCGACTGCTTCGAAGCGACCGGCGCCTTCTACGTCTTCCCGGAGTGTCCCGGCGACGACGCCGAACAGTTCGCCGAGGACCTGCTGGAAGCCGAGCAGGTGGCGATGGTGCCCGGCACCGCTTTCGGCGCCGGCGCCGAGGGCCATCTGCGCGCCTCGTATGCGACGGGCCTCTCGGAACTGAAGGAAGCGATGAACCGCCTCGAACGGTTTATCGATTGA
- a CDS encoding Lrp/AsnC family transcriptional regulator, with the protein MDHADELLELLSENARYSTADLARLTGLSAETVEEGIAELEAEGVIQGYTAIVDWDAVGDDRVQAHVECNVTLDRETTYRDVAKRLAGFPEVQGLRLVSGDYDFALEVEGDSMREVSRFISDKVAPLPEITQTVTHYIMETYKQGGYRFDDGGDDDRLSVTP; encoded by the coding sequence ATGGACCACGCCGACGAACTCCTCGAGTTGCTTTCCGAGAACGCCCGCTACTCGACGGCCGACCTCGCCCGACTGACGGGCCTGTCGGCCGAGACGGTCGAGGAGGGGATCGCGGAACTGGAAGCCGAGGGAGTCATCCAGGGATACACCGCCATCGTCGACTGGGACGCCGTCGGCGACGACCGCGTGCAGGCCCACGTCGAGTGTAACGTCACGCTCGACCGGGAAACGACCTACCGGGACGTGGCCAAGCGACTCGCCGGCTTCCCCGAGGTACAGGGGCTCCGTCTCGTTTCGGGCGATTACGACTTCGCGCTCGAAGTCGAGGGCGATTCGATGCGGGAGGTCTCCCGCTTTATCAGCGACAAGGTCGCGCCCCTCCCCGAGATTACCCAGACGGTCACCCACTACATCATGGAGACCTACAAGCAGGGCGGCTATCGCTTCGACGACGGCGGGGATGACGACCGCCTGTCGGTCACGCCATGA
- a CDS encoding MFS transporter: MPRDAPLVVGLVSGSHVVNHAYLLLFAPAFSLLSADFGVSLAQLGLAVGLINAVVTVGQLPLGYISDSYSHAAVLVGSLAVGTLGCGLAALAPSYEWLLAAAAVMGLGVAGHHPAHYPLISAAAPDAYRSRAYSAHGFAGALGLALPFAVVPAAVALGFGWQAAFGAIAALGAVYTVITVLVVRRLPHSITRAGAEARDGEESVVDALRTVETTADRLRLLGARAAAYFRTIAGAPLILLLTALWFVNSAAIWGVRAYAATLLDVGYGLDSGTASLVASAMLVVGAVILLGGGYVADRIGPTPMLFVGYGSLVVFAAALSTALLPALAAVGVVLLLAATVDISRPARATLTDLASERRDVGKNFALMTIGISAGGAVAPPAFGYAIEVAGVYAAFTGVAATAGIALLLSVSVARAA, translated from the coding sequence GTGCCGCGTGACGCGCCGCTGGTCGTCGGGTTGGTCTCCGGGTCCCACGTCGTCAACCACGCCTACCTCCTGCTTTTCGCGCCCGCCTTCTCGCTTCTGAGCGCCGACTTCGGCGTCTCGCTGGCCCAGTTGGGTCTCGCGGTCGGCCTGATCAACGCCGTCGTCACCGTCGGCCAACTTCCGCTGGGCTACATCTCGGACAGCTACAGCCACGCCGCGGTGCTCGTCGGTTCGCTGGCCGTCGGCACCCTCGGCTGTGGACTGGCCGCGCTCGCGCCCTCCTACGAGTGGCTGCTGGCTGCCGCCGCCGTCATGGGACTGGGCGTGGCCGGCCACCACCCGGCCCACTACCCGCTCATCTCAGCGGCCGCGCCGGATGCCTACCGTTCGCGGGCCTACAGTGCCCACGGCTTCGCCGGCGCCCTCGGCCTTGCGCTGCCCTTCGCCGTCGTCCCCGCCGCCGTCGCGCTCGGCTTCGGCTGGCAGGCCGCCTTCGGCGCCATCGCCGCCCTCGGGGCAGTCTACACCGTCATCACCGTCCTCGTCGTCCGCCGTCTCCCCCATAGCATCACCCGCGCCGGCGCCGAGGCCCGCGACGGGGAGGAAAGCGTCGTCGACGCCCTCCGAACCGTCGAGACCACCGCCGACCGACTCCGGCTTCTCGGCGCGCGGGCAGCCGCCTACTTCCGGACCATCGCCGGCGCGCCGCTCATCCTCCTGCTGACCGCGCTGTGGTTCGTCAACAGCGCGGCCATCTGGGGCGTCCGCGCCTACGCCGCGACGCTGCTCGATGTCGGTTACGGTCTCGATTCGGGGACCGCCAGCCTCGTCGCCAGCGCGATGCTGGTCGTCGGGGCGGTCATCCTGCTGGGCGGTGGCTACGTCGCCGACCGAATCGGGCCGACGCCGATGCTCTTCGTCGGCTACGGGTCGCTGGTCGTCTTCGCGGCCGCGCTCTCGACGGCCCTGCTGCCCGCGCTCGCGGCCGTCGGCGTCGTCCTGCTCCTTGCGGCTACCGTCGACATCTCGCGGCCGGCGCGGGCGACGCTCACCGACCTGGCCTCCGAGCGCCGCGACGTGGGCAAGAACTTCGCGCTGATGACCATCGGCATCTCCGCGGGCGGGGCTGTCGCCCCGCCGGCCTTCGGCTATGCTATCGAGGTCGCTGGCGTCTACGCCGCATTCACCGGGGTTGCCGCGACCGCCGGCATCGCGCTCCTGTTGTCGGTGTCGGTCGCGCGTGCGGCCTGA
- a CDS encoding acyl-CoA dehydrogenase family protein, with protein sequence MDLLDETIVPEHAHDIKAEARAFAEEHIEPNAAECYEAGEYPWEVLEAGMDAGLVAQDISEEYGGRGLDLHQLLAMTEELYRADAGIALTMQLASFGSKITEEYGTEEQKEDYLRPVAENDQISGLAVSEPETGSDLAGMETAAEKDGDEYVLNGEKYWVGNGVEADWVTMYVKTGDDPDDRYGNYSLFIVPTDTDGYDAEHIPEKMGFRASKQARIELNDARVPEENIIGTEGAGFYMLAEFFNYGRVVVGGHGLGLAAAAIEEASEFAHGRKAFDRTITEFQKVQHILADMMTEFQAARALNWRAADKVAEKDNAGFWAAMAKVKSTETANDCAERGMQLHGGRSVLTENRISRIYRDVRVPVIYEGANEIQRNLIYGQAGW encoded by the coding sequence ATGGACCTGCTAGACGAAACCATCGTTCCGGAGCACGCCCACGATATCAAGGCCGAAGCGCGGGCGTTCGCCGAGGAACACATCGAACCGAACGCCGCGGAGTGTTACGAGGCCGGCGAGTATCCCTGGGAGGTACTGGAGGCGGGAATGGACGCGGGTCTCGTCGCACAGGACATCTCCGAGGAGTACGGCGGTCGAGGCCTCGACCTCCACCAACTCCTCGCGATGACCGAGGAACTGTATCGGGCGGACGCGGGCATCGCGCTGACGATGCAGTTGGCGAGTTTCGGGTCGAAAATCACCGAGGAGTACGGCACCGAGGAACAGAAGGAGGACTATCTCCGGCCGGTCGCCGAAAACGACCAGATCTCGGGGTTGGCGGTCTCCGAACCGGAGACGGGGTCGGACCTTGCGGGCATGGAGACGGCCGCCGAAAAGGACGGCGACGAGTACGTCCTGAACGGCGAGAAGTACTGGGTCGGCAACGGCGTCGAGGCCGACTGGGTGACGATGTACGTGAAGACGGGCGATGACCCCGACGACCGCTACGGCAACTACTCGCTTTTCATCGTCCCGACGGACACCGACGGCTACGACGCTGAACACATCCCCGAGAAGATGGGCTTCCGCGCCTCCAAGCAGGCCCGCATCGAACTGAACGACGCGCGGGTACCCGAGGAAAACATCATCGGAACCGAGGGTGCAGGCTTCTACATGCTCGCGGAGTTCTTCAACTACGGCCGAGTCGTCGTCGGCGGCCACGGCCTCGGCCTCGCGGCGGCGGCCATCGAGGAGGCTTCCGAGTTCGCCCACGGCCGGAAAGCCTTCGACCGGACCATCACCGAGTTCCAGAAGGTCCAGCACATCCTCGCGGACATGATGACCGAGTTCCAGGCTGCTCGCGCGCTCAACTGGCGGGCCGCCGACAAGGTCGCCGAAAAGGACAACGCCGGCTTCTGGGCGGCGATGGCGAAGGTCAAGTCCACCGAAACCGCCAACGACTGCGCCGAACGCGGGATGCAACTCCACGGCGGCCGGTCGGTCCTCACCGAGAACCGCATCTCCCGCATCTACCGTGACGTCCGGGTCCCCGTCATCTACGAGGGCGCCAACGAGATTCAGCGCAACCTCATCTACGGACAGGCCGGGTGGTGA
- a CDS encoding mechanosensitive ion channel family protein: MKRRLGYLSLLAAVLCAAAASAVSRTPVGVPDWELGGVAIAPLVVQALLVGAVVLATMGAYAILLRFLVDHTESKRRKHDARNLLRFVFIILAIVGIFAVLTNQYVGLLFSLGIVGFAVTFALQQPLFSLIGWMYIMVKKPYSVGDRVAIEGSKGDVVEVDFLVTTLWEINGELVSSNQPSGRVITLPNSVVLSSHVFNYSYREFPYVWNELSVQVAYETDLEFARELMVEEADDYLGDEMEEAIDRYRKRLAETPVELEVGDRPTVNIQQEQSWVELRLRYLVHPRQGTRVRNALYERILDRMNDHPDRVAFPVSRSR, translated from the coding sequence GTGAAACGCCGCCTCGGCTATCTCTCGCTCCTCGCCGCCGTTCTCTGTGCGGCCGCCGCCAGCGCCGTCAGCCGGACGCCGGTCGGCGTCCCGGACTGGGAACTCGGCGGTGTCGCTATCGCGCCGCTGGTCGTCCAGGCGCTACTCGTCGGGGCCGTGGTCCTCGCGACCATGGGCGCCTACGCCATCCTCCTGCGGTTCCTCGTCGACCACACCGAGAGCAAGCGCCGGAAACACGACGCCCGCAACCTGCTGCGCTTCGTCTTCATCATCCTCGCCATCGTCGGCATCTTCGCCGTCCTCACGAACCAGTACGTCGGCCTCCTGTTCTCGCTCGGTATCGTCGGCTTCGCCGTCACCTTCGCGCTCCAGCAGCCACTCTTCTCGCTTATCGGCTGGATGTACATCATGGTCAAAAAGCCCTACAGCGTCGGCGACCGGGTCGCCATCGAGGGCTCGAAGGGCGACGTCGTCGAAGTCGATTTCCTCGTGACGACGCTGTGGGAGATAAACGGCGAGTTGGTCTCCTCCAATCAGCCCTCCGGGCGGGTCATCACCCTCCCGAACAGCGTCGTCCTCTCCTCGCACGTCTTCAACTACTCCTACCGGGAGTTCCCCTACGTCTGGAACGAACTCTCGGTTCAGGTGGCCTACGAGACGGACCTCGAATTCGCCCGCGAGTTGATGGTCGAGGAAGCCGACGACTACCTCGGCGACGAGATGGAGGAGGCCATCGACCGGTACCGCAAGCGCCTCGCCGAAACACCGGTCGAACTGGAGGTCGGCGACCGGCCGACGGTCAACATCCAGCAGGAACAGTCGTGGGTCGAACTGCGACTCCGCTATCTCGTCCATCCCCGCCAGGGCACGCGAGTTCGCAACGCCCTCTACGAGCGCATCCTCGACCGGATGAACGACCACCCCGACCGCGTCGCGTTCCCGGTGAGCCGGAGCCGGTAA
- a CDS encoding O-methyltransferase: MTVPDDVETFAAAVGPDPDDVLREMDDRAEETGFPTVGPAVGGWLQQLAGLVDADRVFEFGSGFGYSAYWFARSLPEDGEIVLTEIDADELDDARENLARGGYAEMSRFELGDAIDIVTDYDGPFDVVLIDNEKDRYVEAFEAVREKVPVGGVVVADNMTAGPFDFEEIHRVVMEGGETDNEMARGVADYLGHVRSADDFETTLLPLGEGLAVTRRLA; this comes from the coding sequence ATGACCGTGCCCGACGACGTCGAAACGTTCGCAGCGGCGGTCGGCCCCGACCCCGACGACGTGCTCCGCGAGATGGACGACCGCGCCGAGGAGACCGGCTTTCCGACCGTCGGCCCCGCCGTCGGCGGCTGGCTCCAGCAGTTGGCCGGCCTCGTCGACGCCGACCGCGTCTTCGAGTTCGGCTCGGGCTTCGGCTATTCGGCCTACTGGTTCGCCCGCAGCCTCCCAGAAGATGGTGAAATCGTGCTGACGGAAATCGACGCCGACGAACTCGACGACGCCCGCGAGAATCTCGCTCGCGGCGGTTACGCTGAGATGTCTCGCTTCGAATTGGGCGATGCCATCGACATCGTCACCGACTACGATGGCCCCTTCGACGTCGTCCTCATCGACAACGAGAAGGACCGCTACGTCGAGGCCTTCGAGGCGGTCCGTGAGAAGGTCCCCGTCGGCGGGGTCGTCGTCGCCGACAACATGACCGCCGGCCCCTTCGACTTCGAGGAGATTCACCGGGTCGTCATGGAGGGCGGCGAGACGGACAACGAGATGGCACGCGGCGTCGCCGACTACCTCGGCCACGTCCGCAGCGCCGACGACTTCGAGACGACGCTGTTGCCGCTCGGTGAGGGCCTCGCAGTGACCCGTCGGCTGGCGTAA